GATCGCGCCGGCGTTCGTGTACCGAGTGCACGATGCAGTCCAACTGAAGCGCAACGTCGGGCGGCTGATCGCCATGACGGCTGTGCTGATGATCGGCGGCGCGATCGTGCTGGACCTGCTCGCGGGTTTCATCATCTCGCGCGTGTTCGGACCGGCTTATACCGAATCCATCAGCATTTTCCGCTGGGCGGTATGGCTCTCGGTGCCGGCTGGTATTGAAGCGATCGGGAATCTCGTCGTACTTAAATACCAGGCGAAATTCGTGTTGCTCGCGAAGTGGCTGCTGGCGCTGGCGGTGGCTTTCGGGGTGAACCTGATCGCGATTCCGCGCATGGGCAGCTACGGCGCGCTGATCGGGCTGGCGGCGGGGTATCTCGCGGCGGCATCGGTCAATTTCTACTACATCCGCTTCAGGCTGCGGGTATGACGGCCTACTCACCCAACACGCCCATGCCATCTCCTACGCTCGACGACGTCACCGTGCTGATCCCGGTGTTCAACGCCCAGCACGGCCTGGACCGCACGCTCGCATCGTTCTGCGAGCGTGCGCCAGTGCGCGTGCTGATCGTCGATGACGGCAGCCTTCCGCCCATCGTCGCGCCAGCGGTTGCGAACCTCGCGATCGAGGTGCTGCGGATGCCGCGCAATGGCGGTATCGAGCTTGCGTTGCAAACGGGCGTGGCCGCGCTGGCGGAACGCGGCGTCAAGTACGCCGCCCGAATTGATGCGGGCGATCTGGCGACGCCGTCTCGGCTGGAAAAGCAGCGCGCTTATATGGAAGCACATCCGAAAACGGCGGCGCTCGGGATGTGGACGCACATGGTGAGCACGGAGGGCGCGCCGCTGTTCGACCTTCGCCCGCCCACTGAGCCAGCGGCGATTCGCCGCGTCATGCTGCTGCGCTCCTGCTTCTCCCATCCAACGATGATGCTGCGCGTCACCCCCGTGATGGAAGCCGGCAACTACCGCGCGGAGTATCGCGCGGCTGAGGACCTCGATCTGTTCCTGCGCCTGATGCAACGCCACGACTGCGCGAATCTGCCGGAGTTCGGCGTGTATTACGAACTCAACGAGCAAGGCATCAGCGCGACGAAACGCCGTACCCAAACGCTGTCCACGCTGCGGCTGCAACTGAAATACATGCGCCTGACAAACCTGCCCGACTGGCTCGGCGTGGCGAAAAGCATCGCGCATCTGACGCTGCCTTACGGCGCTCTGCGGGCGTTGAAAACGCGCTTGTTTCGCGCGTGATGCGAGACTTCGATGCAAGCCCTTGCTTCATGCCCCGAATTTAAAGCCCGCCATCCAGCGCCTGACATTTTCGTATCTCCGTATCTGTATCTGATAACCACCATCGAATGAACGCAGAGAAATCCCGCCTTCGCATTGCCCTCGTCTGCAACACCGCCTGGGCGATCTACACCTACCGGCGCGGCTTGCTGCGGATGCTGATCGAACGCGGCGTCGAAGTCTCGGTGATCGCGCCGCGCGACCGGACTTTCGCGCCGCTCGAAGAAATGGGCTGCCGATGCGTCGAGCTGCCGGTAGCGTCGAAAAGCACCGATCCCCGCCATGACCTCCAGACCCTGGCCGCGCTGTATCGCGAATACCGCGCCACTCAGCCTCACATGGTGTTTCACTACACGATCAAACCGAACATCTACGGGTCGATCGCGGCGAAACTCGCCGGCGTGCCGTCCATAGCGGTCACCACGGGGCTGGGTTATGTGTTCATCCAGAAGAGCCGGACGGCGAGTGTCGCGAAGCGGCTTTACCGTTTTGCGTTCCGGTTTCCGCGCGAAGTGTGGTTTCTGAATCAGGACGACCGGCAGGCGTTCATTGACCAGAACCTGCTGGCTCATCCGGCGCGCGCGCGTCTGCTGCACGGCGAAGGCGTCGATCTCGACGACTACGCTTTTCAGCCGCTACCGCGCGCCAACCCGCAGACGGAAGGCTTTTTTTTCATTTTAATTGGCCGTCTGCTGTGGGATAAAGGCGTCGCGGAATACGTCGATGCAGCCCGCCGGCTGCGCCAGAAGTATCCGTATGCGCGGTTCCAGTTGCTCGGGCCCGTGGGCGTCGACAACCCCAGCGCCATCACGCTCGATGAAATGCAGGCCTGGCAGCGCGAAGGGGTCATCGATTATCTCGGCGAGGCGCAAGATGTCCGTGCGTTTATCGGCAATGCGGATTGCGTGGTGCTGCCGTCGTATCGTGAAGGCGTGCCGCGGACCTTGATGGAGGCGTCGGCAATGGGACGCCCGATTGTCGCCACCGATGTCCCCGGCTGCCGCGAAGTCGTCGAAAACGGCGTAACGGGCCTGCTGTGCGAAGTAAAAAGCGCCGATAGTCTTGAGCGGCAGATGGAACAAATGCTTTTGCTGGGCTACGCGGCGCGCGTTGAAATGGGCATGGCGGGCCGCGCCAAAGTCGTGCGCGAATTCGACGAAAATGCGGTCGTCGAGCGTTATAAAGGCACAATACGCGCGGTTACCGGCGTTTCACTCTAATTCACCCTCCGGGAGCGTTATTCATGACTGGTCACACAAACGCGAAGGGCACGATCCTCGTTACGGGCGGCGCCGGTTTTATCGGCTCGCATACTTGCGTCGAATTGCTTGATGCTGGTTACGGCGTTGTCGTGATCGACAGCCTCGTGAACAGCAACGCGGAATCGCTGAAACGCGTGGAGCAGATTACGGGCAAGAAGCTGGCATTCTACGAAGCCGATGTCCGCGATGAAACCGCCCTCGCCCGCATTTTCGATGAACACGCCATCACCGGCGCCATCCATTTTGCCGCGTTCAAATCGGTCGGTGAATCGGTGGCGAAACCGATCGAGTATTACCGCAACAACATGGACAGCCTGCTCGTGCTGCTCGACACCATGCGCGCGCGTGATGTGAAGAAAATCGTCTTCAGCTCGTCAGCAACGGTGTATGGCGTGCCGAAGAGCGTGCCTATCGACGAAACGTTTCCGCTGTCGGCAACGAACCCCTACGGGCAATCAAAGCTCATCGCCGAGCAGGTTTTGCGCGACCTGGAAATCTCCGATGCCGCGTGGCGCATCGCTACGTTGCGTTACTTCAATCCGGTAGGCGCGCATGAAAGCGGCTTGATCGGTGAAGATCCGGCGGGCGTGCCGAACAACCTGATGCCGTATGTGGCGCAAGTGGCGGTGGGCAAGCTGGAACGCCTGCGTATTTTCGGCAGCGACTACGCGACCCATGACGGCACCGGCGTGCGCGATTACATTCATGTGGTCGATCTCGCGCGTGGTCACATCAAGGCGCTCGATGCCCTGGAAGCGCTCGACAGCAGTTTTGTCGTGAATCTGGGCACGGGCCAGGGGTATAGCGTGCTGGATGTGGTCAAGGCGTTCGAGGCGGCGTCGGGCAAGCCTGTGCCGTATGAACTCGTCGGCCGCCGTCCGGGTGATATTGCCGAATGTTTCGCCGATCCGGCCGCCGCTGCGAAGCTGCTCGGCTGGCAAGCGGAACATGGTATTGAGCGGATGTGCGCCGATCACTGGCGCTGGCAGTCGCAGAACCCAAGGGGTTTTGCCTGACGTTTTGGTTCAGGCGTCGCCTGGTTTTGGTTCAGGCACCGCCTGACGCGTTCTTTTTAGTGGTTATTTTTCATGCTCAGTTTTGCGCTCGGCTTTCTCGTTTCGCTATTCATCACGCTGTTGATCGTGCGGTTTGCCCATTTGCACGAAGGCCTTTCCGGCGATAGCGATTTTGCCGGCGTGCAAAAGTTTCACGCGCGGTCCGTGCCTCGCGTCGGCGGGATTGGCATCCTGGTCGGGCTCATCGTCTCGGCCGTGCAGCTTCGATGGACCTATCCGGTTGTATCGAGCGGAATCCTCGCCATTGTTGCTTGCGGGATGCCGGCGTTTTTCTCAGGACTCGTCGAGGACCTGACCAAGCGGGTGACGCCGGTCATTCGCCTGGTGTGTACGATGGCTGCGGCCGCGCTCGCCTATTTCCTGCTGGGGATCGCGGTCACGCGCATCAGCGTTCCGCCGCTGGACTTCTTGCTGACCTACGGCGTTATCTCGTGTCTCGTGACCGTGGTGGCGGTGGCGGCTTTGGCCAACGCGATCAATATCATCGACGGCTTCAACGGGCTCGCGTCCATGGTCGCGTTCATGATGTTTGCG
This window of the Caballeronia sp. SBC1 genome carries:
- a CDS encoding glycosyltransferase, whose amino-acid sequence is MTAYSPNTPMPSPTLDDVTVLIPVFNAQHGLDRTLASFCERAPVRVLIVDDGSLPPIVAPAVANLAIEVLRMPRNGGIELALQTGVAALAERGVKYAARIDAGDLATPSRLEKQRAYMEAHPKTAALGMWTHMVSTEGAPLFDLRPPTEPAAIRRVMLLRSCFSHPTMMLRVTPVMEAGNYRAEYRAAEDLDLFLRLMQRHDCANLPEFGVYYELNEQGISATKRRTQTLSTLRLQLKYMRLTNLPDWLGVAKSIAHLTLPYGALRALKTRLFRA
- a CDS encoding glycosyltransferase family 4 protein, producing MNAEKSRLRIALVCNTAWAIYTYRRGLLRMLIERGVEVSVIAPRDRTFAPLEEMGCRCVELPVASKSTDPRHDLQTLAALYREYRATQPHMVFHYTIKPNIYGSIAAKLAGVPSIAVTTGLGYVFIQKSRTASVAKRLYRFAFRFPREVWFLNQDDRQAFIDQNLLAHPARARLLHGEGVDLDDYAFQPLPRANPQTEGFFFILIGRLLWDKGVAEYVDAARRLRQKYPYARFQLLGPVGVDNPSAITLDEMQAWQREGVIDYLGEAQDVRAFIGNADCVVLPSYREGVPRTLMEASAMGRPIVATDVPGCREVVENGVTGLLCEVKSADSLERQMEQMLLLGYAARVEMGMAGRAKVVREFDENAVVERYKGTIRAVTGVSL
- the galE gene encoding UDP-glucose 4-epimerase GalE, with translation MTGHTNAKGTILVTGGAGFIGSHTCVELLDAGYGVVVIDSLVNSNAESLKRVEQITGKKLAFYEADVRDETALARIFDEHAITGAIHFAAFKSVGESVAKPIEYYRNNMDSLLVLLDTMRARDVKKIVFSSSATVYGVPKSVPIDETFPLSATNPYGQSKLIAEQVLRDLEISDAAWRIATLRYFNPVGAHESGLIGEDPAGVPNNLMPYVAQVAVGKLERLRIFGSDYATHDGTGVRDYIHVVDLARGHIKALDALEALDSSFVVNLGTGQGYSVLDVVKAFEAASGKPVPYELVGRRPGDIAECFADPAAAAKLLGWQAEHGIERMCADHWRWQSQNPRGFA